The following are encoded in a window of Flavobacteriales bacterium genomic DNA:
- a CDS encoding GIY-YIG nuclease family protein has translation MHPNPTERLRRHNTNHKGFTGRANDWIIVFVQEFPSKKMATLREKEIKNWKSRKKIEELIEKFQ, from the coding sequence GTGCACCCAAACCCTACAGAAAGACTTAGGCGACATAACACAAATCACAAAGGATTTACGGGACGTGCAAATGACTGGATCATTGTGTTTGTTCAAGAATTTCCGTCTAAAAAAATGGCAACTTTGAGAGAAAAGGAAATAAAAAATTGGAAATCAAGAAAGAAAATTGAGGAATTGATTGAAAAATTTCAATAA
- a CDS encoding carboxymuconolactone decarboxylase family protein: protein MTNFNVPKKEEVSETNQIIFDNLNKTLGFVPNLYAAMAHSENGLKKYLEFQNTKSSFSNKEKEVINLVVSQINECKYCQSAHTVLGKMNGFSDEEIIGFRLAKSSNTKLQSLVEITSAITRQKGKIDHQLVESFYTQGYTKENLVDLILQISDKIAMNYLHNLTQVEIDFPLAKEL from the coding sequence ATGACAAATTTTAACGTTCCCAAAAAAGAAGAAGTTTCAGAAACTAATCAGATAATTTTTGATAACCTCAATAAAACATTAGGCTTTGTACCTAATTTATACGCAGCAATGGCACATTCTGAGAATGGCTTAAAAAAGTATTTAGAATTTCAGAATACAAAGAGCTCTTTCTCTAATAAAGAAAAAGAAGTAATTAACCTGGTCGTTAGTCAGATAAACGAATGTAAATATTGTCAAAGTGCGCATACTGTTTTAGGAAAAATGAACGGTTTCAGTGATGAAGAGATAATAGGGTTCAGATTAGCTAAAAGTAGCAATACGAAGCTCCAATCATTAGTAGAAATAACAAGTGCAATCACCAGACAAAAAGGAAAAATTGACCATCAATTGGTTGAATCATTCTATACACAAGGATATACTAAAGAAAATTTAGTAGATTTAATTTTGCAAATTAGTGATAAAATTGCAATGAATTATTTACATAATTTGACTCAAGTTGAAATTGATTTTCCGTTAGCAAAAGAATTGTAA
- a CDS encoding helix-turn-helix domain-containing protein: MIDQETYTLVNSQTGELAFKLYKFESIRHLDHIQRLNYYSLIWIKSGEGNALIEDKEYSYKKNDLFSFSPYQPFMFKSLKKTSGIIINFHSDFFCIYKHHKEIACDGVLFNNIYDTPIIKINDSYFKKLDWIVQEIIEDIQQNNLAYNEAIISHLKIFLINISRLKKEQNPIITTDELSEDRFITQKLKNYIEQYYKKKHQPKEYAELLHLTPNSLAKITKKYFNKTLSTLIAERIIIEAKRELYLSSKSVEEIAFELGYEDPFYFSRFFKKHTEIAPSVYRKTVGFDKANY, from the coding sequence ATGATTGATCAAGAAACTTACACCTTAGTAAATTCTCAAACTGGCGAGCTTGCTTTCAAACTTTATAAATTTGAAAGCATTCGCCATTTAGACCATATTCAAAGATTAAATTATTATTCCCTAATATGGATAAAATCAGGCGAAGGAAATGCGCTCATAGAAGACAAAGAATATAGTTATAAAAAAAATGATTTATTCTCTTTTTCACCCTACCAACCTTTTATGTTTAAAAGCTTAAAAAAAACTTCGGGAATAATAATTAACTTCCATTCTGATTTCTTTTGTATTTACAAACACCATAAAGAAATTGCTTGTGATGGTGTTTTATTCAATAATATATATGATACACCTATTATAAAAATAAATGACTCCTATTTTAAGAAGTTAGACTGGATAGTACAAGAAATTATTGAAGATATACAGCAAAATAATTTGGCGTATAATGAAGCTATTATTTCGCATCTAAAAATATTTTTAATTAACATTTCTAGACTCAAGAAAGAACAAAATCCTATTATCACAACAGATGAATTGAGTGAAGATCGATTTATTACACAAAAATTAAAAAATTATATTGAGCAATATTATAAAAAGAAACATCAGCCGAAAGAATATGCAGAATTACTTCATCTCACTCCAAATTCACTCGCAAAAATCACAAAGAAATACTTTAATAAAACATTATCGACTTTAATTGCTGAACGCATCATTATTGAGGCGAAGAGAGAACTATACCTATCTTCCAAATCGGTAGAAGAAATAGCATTTGAACTTGGATATGAAGATCCTTTCTATTTTAGTAGATTTTTTAAGAAACACACAGAAATAGCCCCAAGTGTTTACAGAAAAACTGTGGGATTTGACAAAGCTAATTACTGA
- a CDS encoding alpha/beta hydrolase yields MKLYGISGLGADKRVFEFLTLEYTLFPIEWIEPLKNETIEDYSLRFSKLINTEENFGILGVSFGGLIAVEISKILKPKLTILISSVETKKELRKIYRIIGKTKIFKIIPESLFDPPRIVANWVFGAKNRSLLNQILNDTDQSFAKWAINELMNWKNDEKISTPVLKIGGTNDLLLPSHKGENQELINKGTHFMIVDKADEISQIINREIKILTAKTK; encoded by the coding sequence ATGAAACTATATGGAATTAGTGGACTAGGAGCGGATAAAAGGGTTTTTGAATTTCTAACTCTAGAATATACTCTTTTTCCAATTGAATGGATTGAGCCTTTAAAAAACGAAACAATAGAAGATTACTCGCTAAGGTTTTCAAAACTTATTAATACGGAAGAGAATTTTGGTATTCTGGGGGTGAGTTTTGGAGGTTTAATTGCCGTTGAAATCAGCAAAATACTTAAACCGAAATTGACGATTCTGATTTCTTCAGTTGAAACAAAAAAAGAATTAAGGAAAATATATCGAATTATCGGAAAGACAAAAATATTCAAAATTATACCTGAATCTCTTTTTGACCCGCCACGCATTGTTGCAAATTGGGTATTCGGTGCAAAAAATAGAAGTTTACTGAATCAGATTTTAAACGATACTGATCAAAGTTTTGCAAAATGGGCAATAAATGAATTGATGAATTGGAAGAATGACGAAAAAATATCAACTCCAGTTCTTAAAATTGGAGGAACAAATGATCTATTACTTCCTTCTCATAAAGGTGAAAATCAAGAACTCATCAACAAAGGAACACATTTTATGATTGTAGATAAAGCGGATGAAATTAGCCAGATCATAAATCGTGAAATAAAAATCTTAACTGCTAAAACAAAATGA
- a CDS encoding YiiX family permuted papain-like enzyme, which yields MKKILFTILAISFLIFFGYQANITSLLSTGSKGETASFSSLELEKTIKNGDLIFQTSLSNQSKAIQLATNSKYSHMGIIFMKKGRFYVYEAVQPVKLTPIQKWIKRGKNKHFVIKRLKNADRALSPKVLGKMKKIGEKFLGKPYDIYFEWSDKKIYCSELVWKIYKEATDIEIGQLEKLSDFDLSHKTVKKLMKKRYGNNLPLNEKVISPVAMFQSNKLETVLANE from the coding sequence ATGAAAAAAATACTCTTTACAATTCTTGCCATCAGCTTCCTTATTTTTTTTGGTTACCAAGCAAATATTACATCCCTCCTTTCTACAGGTTCAAAAGGTGAAACCGCCTCATTTTCTTCTTTGGAATTAGAAAAAACAATAAAGAATGGTGATCTCATTTTTCAAACCTCTCTGTCTAATCAAAGTAAGGCAATACAATTGGCTACAAATTCAAAGTATAGTCACATGGGGATTATTTTCATGAAAAAGGGACGCTTTTATGTTTATGAAGCTGTTCAGCCTGTGAAGCTTACACCCATCCAAAAGTGGATTAAACGTGGAAAAAACAAACACTTTGTAATAAAAAGACTCAAAAATGCCGATCGAGCATTAAGTCCTAAGGTGTTAGGTAAGATGAAAAAAATTGGTGAAAAATTTCTTGGAAAGCCTTATGATATCTATTTTGAATGGTCGGATAAGAAAATTTATTGCTCAGAGCTTGTTTGGAAAATTTATAAAGAAGCCACAGATATTGAAATTGGACAACTTGAAAAACTCTCCGATTTTGATTTAAGCCATAAGACCGTAAAAAAGTTGATGAAAAAAAGATATGGCAATAATCTACCCTTAAACGAAAAAGTGATTTCACCCGTGGCGATGTTTCAATCCAATAAACTAGAAACTGTTTTGGCCAATGAATAA
- a CDS encoding NAD(P)H-binding protein — MKAVVIGATGATGSDLIKKLLKDDFFSEVVIFVRRKSGFEHSKLQEYIIDYDQISSYKEMISGAVFFSCLGTTLKTAGSKEKQWIVDYDYQYEFAQLAKENKVTHYILVSSAHASANARFYYPRMKGQLEEAVIALRFENTTIFRPPMLLRKGSDRKGELIAAKVIRFLNSIGLWNSQRPLDTKVLAEAMITVCKKASKPFQVISGQEIRKIVSI, encoded by the coding sequence ATGAAAGCAGTCGTTATAGGAGCAACAGGAGCAACTGGATCCGATTTGATAAAAAAATTGTTAAAAGACGATTTTTTTTCAGAAGTAGTCATTTTTGTACGTAGAAAATCAGGATTTGAACATTCAAAGCTTCAAGAATATATTATTGATTATGATCAGATTTCTTCTTATAAGGAAATGATTTCAGGAGCTGTATTTTTCTCCTGTCTAGGAACCACTCTAAAAACGGCAGGAAGTAAAGAGAAACAATGGATTGTAGATTATGATTATCAGTACGAATTTGCTCAGTTGGCAAAGGAGAATAAGGTCACTCATTATATTCTTGTTTCTTCGGCACACGCTTCTGCAAATGCAAGATTTTATTATCCTAGAATGAAAGGACAATTGGAAGAAGCGGTTATAGCGTTAAGATTTGAGAATACAACTATTTTTCGTCCACCGATGCTTTTGAGGAAAGGTAGTGATAGAAAAGGGGAGCTTATAGCCGCAAAAGTAATTCGTTTTTTAAATTCAATAGGATTGTGGAATAGTCAAAGACCACTAGATACTAAGGTTTTGGCTGAAGCTATGATTACCGTATGCAAAAAGGCTTCAAAACCTTTTCAAGTGATTTCTGGTCAAGAGATTAGAAAAATTGTATCCATCTGA
- a CDS encoding transcriptional regulator, translating to MIEGLNKHFENRVRLGVMSVLMVNEKVDFKTLKQTLNVTDGNLASHITALEKNKYLIVMKQFIGKKPNTTYQATVIGKEAFTKHLDALENLLNLRS from the coding sequence ATGATTGAAGGCTTAAACAAACATTTCGAAAACAGAGTCAGACTTGGGGTGATGTCCGTTTTGATGGTGAATGAAAAAGTTGATTTCAAAACCTTAAAACAGACACTTAATGTAACCGATGGAAATTTGGCAAGTCATATTACGGCTTTAGAAAAAAATAAATACCTCATTGTTATGAAACAATTTATCGGGAAAAAACCGAATACCACTTATCAGGCTACTGTTATAGGAAAAGAAGCGTTTACAAAACATTTAGATGCACTAGAAAACTTACTAAATCTACGTTCTTAA
- a CDS encoding ubiquinone biosynthesis protein COQ4: MNLPTESLGKKLGIFLHTNNYKMIPYHETHDIFHVLFNVGTSSEQEGTLQFILLGNGKITLYSFGTAMMSIILFPEYIKTYLKAFRIGKRCRAFYHLPYQKLLETHFQTVVKAIGIPTSIHHRNTFWNHKTL; this comes from the coding sequence TTGAACCTTCCGACAGAAAGTTTAGGAAAAAAACTAGGAATATTCCTTCACACCAACAATTATAAAATGATTCCTTACCATGAAACACACGATATCTTTCATGTCCTCTTTAATGTTGGAACCAGTTCTGAACAAGAAGGTACGCTTCAATTTATCCTACTGGGAAATGGCAAAATCACACTCTATAGTTTTGGAACTGCAATGATGAGTATCATCCTATTTCCAGAATATATAAAAACTTATTTAAAAGCATTCAGGATTGGTAAGAGATGCCGTGCTTTTTATCATCTCCCCTATCAAAAACTCTTAGAAACACATTTTCAAACAGTCGTAAAAGCTATCGGAATTCCTACTTCCATTCATCATCGCAATACATTTTGGAACCATAAAACTTTATAA